Genomic DNA from Alicyclobacillus fastidiosus:
ACACCGCTCTTCTTGGCGACGTAAAAGTGGCCGAATTCATGCAGCGTCACACAGACCAGAAAAACACAAACGATGGCGATGGCCGCCCTCACATAGAACTCTAAATGCGAAATGATAGGCAACTGTACATCCGCCTCTCCTCACGTGGTATCCGACAAGGTAAAGGTACTCTGTGCACACGCCGCCTCACGTTCAACATCGTTTATAGACGGGAAGCGATCCGCCATGCGTGCTCACGCGCTTGCCGATCCATTGCCAAGACTTCATCCACCGTTTGCGCACGTCCCGCTGCGACCGAATCGAGCGTCTGCTCGACGACCGCCGGAATCTGCACGAAGGTGATGCTCCCTTGCAAAAATGCCTCCACCGCAATTTCGTTCGCCGCGTTGAGCACGCAGGGTGCGAGCCCTCCGGCTCGTCCAGCCGAGATGGCTAAGCGCAAGCTCGGAAAGCGATCCGTGTCAGGCTCTGCAAACGACAGCTGATTGTATTGTGCAAAATCGAGTTTCGGCCATGGGAGATTCACACGCTGTGGATACGTCAATGCATACTGAATGGGCAAACGCATGTCGTGGGTCGCCAGTTGTGCCATCACAGAGCCATCGACGTACTCCACCATCGAGTGGATGATGCTCTCTGGATGTACGAGCACCTTGATCTTATCATATGGTGCATTGAACAAATGATGCGCTTCAATCACTTCAAGACCCTTGTTCATTAGCGTTGCGCTGTCGACCGTAATCTTGCGCCCCATCGACCAGTTCGGGTGGCGCAAGGCGTCTTCGACTGTCACGCGCTCCAAATCGGCCTTCGAGAGCGTGCGAAACGGTCCTCCGGAAGCCGTCAGGATCCACTGTTCTACATCAGCGTGCACTCCGGCCTGCATACACTGAAAGAGCGCACAGTGTTCACTGTCCACCGGAATGACCTCGGCTCCAGAATCCCTGGCGGCGGCCATAATAAATGTACCCGCGGCGACCAGGCACTCTTTGTTGGCTAACGCTAAACGAGCCCCGCGAGAAACAGCCTCCAACGCCGGACGAATTCCTCGCGCGCCCATCACGGCGTTGACCACCACGTCTGTCTCGTACCGAGCACACGCCGCTAGCCCGTCGTCTCCGACGAGTACCTCCGGCCGATCCGCTCCGTCGAGCAGCATCAGCAACTCTTTGCGAGCTTCCTCGTCGGCCACGGCGACCAAGTCAGGTTGAAATCGTTTCACTTGTTCGGCGAAAAGTGACATATTTCGACCGGCGACAAGCACACTTGCACGCACTTCGTCAGAAAGGGCTGCTACCACCTCAAGGGTACGCGTGCCAATCGCCCCGGTCGAACCAAGTACCGCTACGGTTTGCATGTGTGATGTTCACCTCACGTTTTGGTTGAGAAGCTGTGTGGTTTTCGGAAGGCTTTCACTGAAACCACGTATGGGCACCGTGCACGACGATCCAAAACGCAATAGGCGAGGCGAACAACAGACTGTCGACCCGGTCGAGCATGCCTCCATGCCCAGGAAGCAACTTCCCTGAGTCTTTGACGCCAGCCGCCCGTTTATACGCGCTTTCGATTAAATCTCCTAGTTGACCGGAGACGGAAATCACGGCGCCGAGGAGCGCATAAACCCAAAAATCGTATGTAGGATAAGCAATGGCACCAAATACTACAGCGCCAAGTGCCCCGCCGACAACCCCACCGAGGGATCCACTGATGGTCTTTTTCGGACTAATTTCGGGCAGCAGTTTCGGCCCTTGGACGAATCTTCCGACAAAGTACGCGGCAGTATCCGTCATCCACACGGACACGAGGAACAACCAGATCCAGAACCACCCCGCTGGCATCGCCCGCAGTTGACCGAGTGCGTACCCGCCCACGGCGATGTACAGGGCGCCGACGGTTTGAAGCGCCATCGTTTGAACCTGGACACGGTTCCGGCTCAGTACAGGTACCGCGAGTACGATTCCGACCAATGCGAAGAGCACAAACGGCTGATAAAAAAAACGCGGGAACCACTCGATCACACTGGCGAGCAGCACCCCATAGAGCGTTAAAGGACCATACCATTTAGCCCGATGCATGGTGGCGAATTCAACGACGCCCACGACCGTGCACAGCCAGACCAGAAACCGCCAGGCCGTGGGGCTACCGAGAACCAAGACCGCCAACACCACGAGCCCCGCGATGGTTGCTGTAATTACGCGTGTCTTAAGCATGCGACACCTACTCTACATCTCCATATCGACGTTTGCGCCCACCGAAATCGAGGATTGCTTGATATAAGTCGTCCTTGCCAAAATCCGGCCACAACACGTCGGTAAACCATAACTCTGCATAGGCAGCCTGCCAGATGAGAAAATTGCTCAGACGAATTTCGCCACTGGTTCGAATGACGAGGTCTAGCGGCGGCAGACCCGCTGTATCGAGATAGCTCTCGAAACGCTCCTCGGTCAAGTCGTCGACAGAGAGATCACCTTCGGCTACGTCCGAGGCAAACCGAGACATGGCCGACATGAGTTCAGCCCGCCCACCGTAATTGAGGGCGAAATTGACGATCATCCCCGTATTTCCCGCGGTCCGTTCGAGCGAATTGCGAACAGTTTCCTGCGTATATGGAGGAAGCCCAGACGTGTCGCCCATAAACCGAACACGAACGCCTCGACTCACCAGCTCGTCGATTTCCGTCCGAAAAAACTGCTCCGGCAGATGCATCAAGTACTCCACTTCAAGCATCGGCCGTTTCCAGTTTTCAGTAGAGAAAGCATATAAAGTAACGCACTCAATGCCAAAGTCGTCACATGCGCGAATCACCTCGCGCATGGCCAACATGCCCGCTCGATGTCCGGCCATTCTCGGCAGGCCCCGCCTTCGGGCCCACCTGCCATTGCCGTCCATGATAATTCCGACGTGACGAGGTTTGACTTTGAGCGGTGGATGCTCGACTGTTGTTGCACTGGCTCGTTGTCCACGTCCCCAACCTTTAAACAAGTCTCGCATCCTCCTCCGTCCAGAAATGGCCTTAAACCTGTGTAACGTCTTTCTCCTTATCTTCCAACAAACTGTCAATCTGCGCAATGGATTTATCTGTTACCTGCTGGATTCTGTCCATCAGGCGGCGTGCCTCATCTTCTGTGATGTCGCCGTTCTTTTCCGCCTTTTTCAGCTCATCGTTGCCATCGCGGCGGATGTTGCGAACCGACACCCGTACCTCTTCTGCGAGCTTCCGAACCTGTTTGACCAACTCTTGTCGACGCTCTTCCGTCAGTGCCGGGATGATCAGGCGGATGACACTGCCGTCGTTGGATGGGTTGAGTCCGAGATCGGATTTTTGAATGGCCTTCTCAATTTCCCCGAGCATCGACTTCTCCCAAGGCGAGATCACCAGTTGGCGCGGTTCTGGAGACGTCACGCTCCCCACCTGATTAACTGGCATTTGCGATCCGTAGTAATCAACCATCACCTTGTCGAGCATTGCGGGCGTTGCACGTCCTGCACGCACAGATGCAAATTCCCGACGCAGATTCTGAAGCGCCTTATCCATGCGCTCCTGCACGTTCTGAATGACTGCTTCACTCATTGGAAACACCCTTTCCGACAATGGTACCAATCGTTTCGCCCATCACAGCGCGGCGAATATTCCCTTCCTCACCCAGTGCAAACACGAGCAGAGGAATGTTGTTATCCATACACAAGGAGGCGGCTGTCGAGTCCATCACACCAAGTCCCTCATTGAGCACTTGCATGAACCCGATCTCATCGTATTTCGTCGCCGACGGATCTTTTTGCGGATCTGCAGTGTACACCCCATCGACGCCGTTTTTCGCCATCAGGATGACTTCCGCCTCGATCTCGGCCGCGCGAAGTGCCGCCGTCGTATCGGTCGAGAAGAACGGATTTCCCGTCCCGCCAGCAAAAATCACGACGCGCCCCTTCTCCAAATGGCGGATCGCACGGCGCCTAATATAAGGCTCTGCAACCTGCGACATTTCGACGGATGTCTGCACCCGGGTATCAACACCGATTTTCTCTAGAGCGTCCTGAAGAGCCAGTGCGTTGAGCACGGTCGCCAGCATTCCCATGTAGTCTGCTGTCGCCCGATCCATGCCGCGCGCGCTTCCAGAAATACCCCGCCAAATGTTACCAGCGCCGACAACCACGGCAACCTGGATATTCATTACGGCGATCTCCTGGATCTGACGGGCGATGTCATCGATCGTGACCGGATCAATGCCGTACCCCGCTTCTCCTGCCAATGCTTCTCCGCTGAGCTTTAAAATCACACGATGATATTTCGGTGTCGTCAAGGCCGTCCCTCCGTCTCCGCAATCGTAGTGTAAACGTTAGAGGAGGGAACACAAGCGTGTTCCCTCGTCGTAGTTATTTCAAAATTACTGGCGAACCTGCGCCATGACTTCGTCAACGAAGTTCGCTTCGTTCTTCTCGATGCCTTCACCGACGACGTAACGGGCAAATCGGCGAATGGAGATATTCTCTCCAATCGTCGCAATCTTTTCACGCAGCAACGTGTCGATGGTCTTGTCTGGATCTTTGACAAATTGTTGCTCCATCAAACAGATATCCTTGAAGAACTTGTCGATCCGGCCTTCGACGATCTTCTCGACGATCTTTTCCGGTTTCCCTTCGTTCAACGTCTGAGCGCGAAGGATTTCCTTTTCCTTTTCGACGACGTCCTGTGGTACTTCTTCGCGGCGAACGTATTGCGGACTAGCTGCCGCGATATGCATGGCAACGTCCTTCACGAATGTGCGGAAGTCTTCATTCTTCGCCACGAAGTCGGTCTCACAGTTGACTTCGACAAGCACGCCGATGCGGCCGCCAGCGTGAATGTACGATTCCACCAGACCTTCTGCAGCGACACGACCTGCCTTTTTCGCAGCGGACGCAAGCCCGCGTTCACGCAGGACCTCCGTAGCGCGCTGGAGGTCTCCCTCTGCCTCCGTTAACGCCTTTTTGCAATCCATCATGCCGGCGCCAGTCTTCTCGCGCAATTCTTTGACCATTGCTGCCGTTACTTCTGCCATTTGTTTTTCCTCCTTATGTTATGTACGCACGGGCGCATCAAATTTACACAAAAAAGGTGACGAGAGCTAAACGCACCCGTCACCTCCCCGTCACAATTTACGCAGTGGTTTCTTCGCCTTGCGTGCCTTCGAGAACGGCATCAGCCATTTTACCCGTCAGCAGACGCACAGCGCGGATAGCGTCATCGTTGCCCGGAATCACGTAGTCGATTTCGTCTGGGTCACAGTTCGTGTCGACGATGGCCACGATAGGAATTCCAAGCTTGTGTGCCTCTGCAACTGCAATCCGTTCCTTGCGTGGGTCGATGACGAACATCGCGCCAGGCATCTTGGTCATCCCTTTAATGCCACCCAGGAACTTTTCAAGGCGTTCCATTTCCTTCTTCAGCAAGATGACTTCCTTCTTTGGAAGGACGTCAAACGTGCCGTCTTCCTGCATGCGTTCCAGTTGTTGCAGGCGGCGAATCCGCTTTTGAATCGTATTGAAGTTGGTCAACGTGCCACCCAACCAACGTTGGTTGACAAAGAACATGCCGGAGCGCTCAGCCTCTTCACGAACCGCTTCCTGTGCTTGCTTTTTGGTTCCCACGAAGAGAATCGTTTCGCCAGCAGCAGCGAGTTCGCGAACAAAGTTATAAGCTTCCTCAACTTTGCGAACCGTCTTTTGCAAGTCAATAATGTAAATACCGTTGCGCTCCGTAAAGATGTAGCGTGCCATCTTCGGGTTCCAACGGCGCGTTTGGTGTCCAAAGTGTACACCAGCTTCGAGCAACTGCTTCATCGAGATAATTGCCACAAGTGTTTCCTCCTTTAAGTTTGGCCTCCGAGCAACTCATTCGA
This window encodes:
- a CDS encoding phosphatidate cytidylyltransferase is translated as MLKTRVITATIAGLVVLAVLVLGSPTAWRFLVWLCTVVGVVEFATMHRAKWYGPLTLYGVLLASVIEWFPRFFYQPFVLFALVGIVLAVPVLSRNRVQVQTMALQTVGALYIAVGGYALGQLRAMPAGWFWIWLFLVSVWMTDTAAYFVGRFVQGPKLLPEISPKKTISGSLGGVVGGALGAVVFGAIAYPTYDFWVYALLGAVISVSGQLGDLIESAYKRAAGVKDSGKLLPGHGGMLDRVDSLLFASPIAFWIVVHGAHTWFQ
- the pyrH gene encoding UMP kinase, giving the protein MTTPKYHRVILKLSGEALAGEAGYGIDPVTIDDIARQIQEIAVMNIQVAVVVGAGNIWRGISGSARGMDRATADYMGMLATVLNALALQDALEKIGVDTRVQTSVEMSQVAEPYIRRRAIRHLEKGRVVIFAGGTGNPFFSTDTTAALRAAEIEAEVILMAKNGVDGVYTADPQKDPSATKYDEIGFMQVLNEGLGVMDSTAASLCMDNNIPLLVFALGEEGNIRRAVMGETIGTIVGKGVSNE
- the frr gene encoding ribosome recycling factor; the encoded protein is MSEAVIQNVQERMDKALQNLRREFASVRAGRATPAMLDKVMVDYYGSQMPVNQVGSVTSPEPRQLVISPWEKSMLGEIEKAIQKSDLGLNPSNDGSVIRLIIPALTEERRQELVKQVRKLAEEVRVSVRNIRRDGNDELKKAEKNGDITEDEARRLMDRIQQVTDKSIAQIDSLLEDKEKDVTQV
- the rpsB gene encoding 30S ribosomal protein S2, which gives rise to MAIISMKQLLEAGVHFGHQTRRWNPKMARYIFTERNGIYIIDLQKTVRKVEEAYNFVRELAAAGETILFVGTKKQAQEAVREEAERSGMFFVNQRWLGGTLTNFNTIQKRIRRLQQLERMQEDGTFDVLPKKEVILLKKEMERLEKFLGGIKGMTKMPGAMFVIDPRKERIAVAEAHKLGIPIVAIVDTNCDPDEIDYVIPGNDDAIRAVRLLTGKMADAVLEGTQGEETTA
- the tsf gene encoding translation elongation factor Ts is translated as MAEVTAAMVKELREKTGAGMMDCKKALTEAEGDLQRATEVLRERGLASAAKKAGRVAAEGLVESYIHAGGRIGVLVEVNCETDFVAKNEDFRTFVKDVAMHIAAASPQYVRREEVPQDVVEKEKEILRAQTLNEGKPEKIVEKIVEGRIDKFFKDICLMEQQFVKDPDKTIDTLLREKIATIGENISIRRFARYVVGEGIEKNEANFVDEVMAQVRQ
- a CDS encoding isoprenyl transferase, with the translated sequence MRDLFKGWGRGQRASATTVEHPPLKVKPRHVGIIMDGNGRWARRRGLPRMAGHRAGMLAMREVIRACDDFGIECVTLYAFSTENWKRPMLEVEYLMHLPEQFFRTEIDELVSRGVRVRFMGDTSGLPPYTQETVRNSLERTAGNTGMIVNFALNYGGRAELMSAMSRFASDVAEGDLSVDDLTEERFESYLDTAGLPPLDLVIRTSGEIRLSNFLIWQAAYAELWFTDVLWPDFGKDDLYQAILDFGGRKRRYGDVE
- a CDS encoding 1-deoxy-D-xylulose-5-phosphate reductoisomerase, encoding MQTVAVLGSTGAIGTRTLEVVAALSDEVRASVLVAGRNMSLFAEQVKRFQPDLVAVADEEARKELLMLLDGADRPEVLVGDDGLAACARYETDVVVNAVMGARGIRPALEAVSRGARLALANKECLVAAGTFIMAAARDSGAEVIPVDSEHCALFQCMQAGVHADVEQWILTASGGPFRTLSKADLERVTVEDALRHPNWSMGRKITVDSATLMNKGLEVIEAHHLFNAPYDKIKVLVHPESIIHSMVEYVDGSVMAQLATHDMRLPIQYALTYPQRVNLPWPKLDFAQYNQLSFAEPDTDRFPSLRLAISAGRAGGLAPCVLNAANEIAVEAFLQGSITFVQIPAVVEQTLDSVAAGRAQTVDEVLAMDRQAREHAWRIASRL